From the Glandiceps talaboti chromosome 10, keGlaTala1.1, whole genome shotgun sequence genome, one window contains:
- the LOC144440735 gene encoding uncharacterized protein LOC144440735, whose translation MLGFQVKTGFYQLAGAVDGSHIPILQPRDFQSDYYNRKCFHSVVLQAVVDHQYRFMDINVGWPGRVHDARILANSTLYQRGNAGELFPNWTQQIHGVQVPVFIIGDPAYPLLPWLMKPYPEIGNLAREKKIFNSKLSKARYVVEDAFGRLKGRWRCLMKRNDSSLVNLPNHITTCCILHNICEIYGDNFDEVLRPNNDDNIENIDLLDKPNNNACQVRNALALQFVEDRDRV comes from the exons TGGATTCTACCAGCTAGCAGGTGCCGTTGATGGTTCCCACATCCCAATACTGCAACCTAGGGATTTCCAAAGTGATTATTATAACAGAAAATGTTTTCACTCTGTCGTTTTACAGGCTGTGGTTGATCACCAATACAG ATTTATGGACATAAATGTTGGTTGGCCTGGACGAGTTCATGATGCCAGGATACTAGCAAACTCAACTCTATACCAGAGAGGAAATGCTGGTGAACTTTTCCCTAAT TGGACACAGCAAATACATGGTGTTCAAGTTCCAGTGTTTATCATAGGGGATCCAGCATATCCATTGCTACCATGGTTGATGAAGCCTTATCCTGAGATTGGTAACTTAGCTAGAGAGAAGAAAATCTTCAACTCAAAGTTAAGCAAAGCAAGATATGTTGTTGAGGATGCGTTTGGTCGTCTCAAAGGGCGCTGGCGGTGTCTTATGAAAAGAAATGATAGCTCACTGGTAAACTTACCTAACCACATTACTACCTGTTGCATTTTACACAATATTTGTGAAATCTATGGGGATAACTTTGATGAGGTGTTACGTCCAAATAATGATgacaatattgaaaacattgacCTGTTAGACAAACCAAATAATAATGCATGCCAAGTGAGAAATGCATTAGCTCTGCAATTTGTTGAAGATAGAGATAGAGTATGA
- the LOC144440736 gene encoding sulfotransferase 1 family member D1-like, whose product MAEWLAMSYEGCYHIESVMDVKALRERHIDTIWDVRDSDVVVSTFPKSGTTWMTYALMSMYDDLNWKVPGSGRCAELSVVNENLDVLTGFYHQHVKSIKTSMKDVPSPRLMACHLPPQCYPNVWKAGEKQCKIVNVTRNPKDVCVSYYSYLKNMEYTKMELTWEEWVPSFIEGKVWFGPWLQHVLGWHKYGLRDNVLHLYFEDMRNDLKSCLSTVATFLNRPLTDDKMNKVVQQCSFKSMQAVNVPSGMWGSQSEGYWDMKGSFLRKGEVGSWKQKFTVAQNELFNETILAELGKNDLNLQYEP is encoded by the coding sequence ATGGCAGAATGGCTAGCGATGTCATATGAAGGCTGCTATCATATAGAAAGTGTTATGGACGTCAAGGCTCTTCGTGAACgtcatattgacacaatttGGGACGTTCGAGATTCTGACGTAGTCGTTTCCACCTTCCCCAAGTCAGGAACAACGTGGATGACATATGCACTCATGTCAATGTATGATGACCTGAACTGGAAGGTACCAGGCTCAGGAAGGTGTGCCGAGTTAAGCGTCGTGAACGAGAATTTAGACGTCCTCACTGGTTTTTATCATCAACACGTCAAGTCTATCAAGACATCAATGAAAGACGTACCATCGCCACGATTAATGGCGTGTCACTTACCACCACAGTGCTATCCTAATGTTTGGAAAGCCGGGGAGAAGCAATGTAAAATCGTAAACGTTACCAGAAATCCGAAAGACGTGTGTGTGTCCTATTATTCTTATCTGAAAAACATGGAGTATACGAAAATGGAACTTACCTGGGAAGAATGGGTACCATCATTTATTGAAGGCAAAGTTTGGTTTGGGCCCTGGCTACAACACGTCTTAGGGTGGCATAAGTATGGTCTACGAGACAACGTCCTCCACCTATACTTCGAAGACATGAGGAACGATTTAAAATCCTGTCTCTCCACTGTGGCGACATTTTTAAACCGCCCTTTGACCGACGATAAAATGAATAAAGTTGTCCAGCAGTGTAGCTTTAAGTCGATGCAGGCAGTCAACGTTCCAAGTGGTATGTGGGGTTCGCAGTCTGAAGGATATTGGGATATGAAAGGCAGTTTTCTACGCAAAGGTGAGGTTGGAAGCTGGAAACAGAAATTTACTGTTGCccaaaatgaattgtttaatGAGACAATACTCGCGGAGCTTGGTAAAAATGATCTTAACTTACAATATGAACCATAA